In Candidatus Campbellbacteria bacterium, the following are encoded in one genomic region:
- a CDS encoding dihydrofolate reductase, with translation MTLNIIAAFTKKDRVLGKDGRMPWNIPSDLKRFKRLTTGHPVIMGRRTYESIGRSLPNRTNIVVSGEMYGNGRNFTVARTPSEAISKARENEGSDEVFIIGGQEVYRATLHKADRLYLTIIEEEFEGDVFFPNFNEKEFRLVEKEEGSENGYNFTFLTLERK, from the coding sequence ATGACGTTGAATATCATAGCCGCGTTCACGAAAAAAGACCGAGTACTGGGAAAAGACGGCCGTATGCCGTGGAATATTCCCTCTGACCTTAAGCGCTTCAAAAGACTGACTACCGGGCACCCAGTAATAATGGGGCGGAGAACTTACGAATCTATTGGGCGATCACTTCCCAATAGAACGAACATCGTGGTTTCAGGCGAAATGTACGGCAACGGACGTAACTTTACCGTCGCTCGCACTCCGAGTGAAGCCATAAGTAAAGCCAGAGAGAACGAAGGCAGTGATGAGGTTTTCATCATCGGCGGACAGGAGGTCTACCGAGCCACACTGCACAAAGCCGATCGTTTGTACCTTACGATCATCGAGGAAGAATTCGAAGGAGATGTTTTCTTCCCGAATTTCAACGAAAAAGAATTCAGATTAGTAGAGAAAGAGGAGGGGTCAGAAAACGGATACAACTTCACTTTCTTGACGCTAGAAAGAAAATAG
- a CDS encoding thymidylate synthase, whose translation MRRYLDLLEDVYKNGEDRDGRNGNTRSLFALQFRANLRDSFPALTTKKLAFKAVASELLWFLEGSNDDNRLKEIAGKDKTIWTANAEADYWQPKAQFPGDLGRIYGVQWRSWRDPEGGEIDQLKDVLESIKNNPHNRRHVVTAWNSAETGKMALPPCHMLFQFYVSNGKISLAMTQRSGDMFLGVPFNIASYGLLLSMVAQVCNLEPDELAITINDAHIYHDHFEAVEEQLKREPLPLPKLWLNPEVKEIDGFSMDDFKLVDYEHHPPIKAEMVV comes from the coding sequence ATGAGAAGATACTTAGACCTGCTCGAGGACGTATACAAAAACGGAGAAGACAGAGATGGCAGGAATGGCAACACACGTTCTCTTTTCGCGCTTCAATTCCGAGCGAATCTCCGAGATTCTTTCCCCGCCCTCACGACTAAAAAGCTGGCATTCAAGGCGGTAGCCTCAGAGTTGCTTTGGTTTTTAGAAGGATCAAACGACGATAATCGACTCAAAGAGATCGCGGGCAAAGATAAAACCATCTGGACGGCTAACGCCGAAGCTGACTACTGGCAACCAAAAGCGCAATTCCCGGGAGATCTCGGGCGTATTTATGGTGTTCAGTGGAGAAGCTGGAGAGATCCGGAAGGTGGTGAGATCGACCAACTAAAAGACGTATTGGAGTCGATCAAAAACAACCCCCACAACAGGCGACATGTCGTAACGGCGTGGAATTCGGCGGAGACCGGCAAGATGGCATTGCCTCCCTGCCATATGCTCTTTCAGTTCTACGTAAGTAACGGCAAGATCTCGCTTGCGATGACACAGCGCAGTGGAGATATGTTCCTTGGCGTTCCTTTCAACATAGCAAGCTATGGCTTGCTTCTTTCTATGGTTGCTCAAGTTTGCAACCTAGAGCCGGATGAATTGGCGATCACGATCAATGACGCCCACATCTACCACGATCACTTCGAGGCAGTGGAGGAGCAATTGAAAAGAGAACCGCTCCCCCTTCCCAAGCTTTGGCTCAATCCGGAAGTCAAAGAAATCGACGGCTTCTCTATGGATGACTTTAAGCTCGTCGACTACGAGCATCATCCGCCGATTAAGGCAGAAATGGTGGTATGA